A stretch of the Papaver somniferum cultivar HN1 chromosome 6, ASM357369v1, whole genome shotgun sequence genome encodes the following:
- the LOC113290609 gene encoding vegetative cell wall protein gp1-like translates to MADHHRIPYQTPPSSPYRSPPSKSPDVSPSKGGPPSPPASQRADATNASSLTPQRAEQLDIQPLRYVSPTTKPSQKSMVPPSTAPVKGKSAKGSAPKADPSRNPPTKRKTSYMSPPNRPSADKADDSDAATVIRSVSVGKKKVTFKHIDLEVFKVKHEIEDFDIKFYAPDDDLTYDLSKNYKYDDFHLLTTVGAFEAGLILPLYKSGDSFY, encoded by the exons ATGGCTGATCATCATCGGATTCCATATCAGACTCCACCATCGAGCCCTTATAGATCTCCTCCATCCAAAAGTCCCGATGTATCTCCGTCGAAGGGTGGTCCACCTAG TCCTCCTGCATCTCAGCGTGCTGATGCGACGAATGCGTCGTCTCTTACTCCGCAACGTGCTGAGCAGCTAGATATACAACCTCTTCGTTATGTTTCTCCTACTACGAAGCCTTCTCAGAAGTCTATGGTCCCCCCATCTACTGCTCCAGTGAAGGGGAAATCTGCTAAAGGGTCTGCGCCGAAGGCTGATCCATCAAGAAATCCTCCAACCAAGAGGAAAACTTCGTATATGAGTCCCCCGAATAGGCCATCGGCAGATAAAGCGGATGATTCTGATGCTGCCACAGTTATTCGAAGCGTTTCTGTTGGTAAAAAGAAGGTTACTTTTAAACACATAGACCTCGAGGTTTTCAAGGTAAAGCATGAGATCGAGGATTTCGACATTAAGTTTTATGCTCCCGATGACGATCTCACCTATGATTTGAGTAAGAATTATAAGTACGATGACTTTCATCTGCTGACAACCGtgggggccttcgaggctggcCTTATATTGCCCCTGTATAAGTccggtgactccttttattaa